The Betta splendens chromosome 7, fBetSpl5.4, whole genome shotgun sequence genome includes a window with the following:
- the LOC114858347 gene encoding ADP-ribosylation factor-like protein 8A isoform X2, translated as MIALINKLLDWFKALFWKEEMELTLVGLQYSGKTTFVNVIASGQFSEDMIPTVGFNMRKITKGNVTIKLWDIGGQPRFRSMWERYCRGVSAIVYMVDAADPEKIEASKNELHNLLDKPQLQGIPVLVLGNKRDLPGALDEKELIERMNLSAIQDREICCYSISCKEKDNIDITLQWLIQHSRTKRSS; from the exons ATGATAGCGCTGATCAACAAACTGCTGGACTGGTTCAAGGCGCTCTTctggaaggaggagatggagctCACTCTGGTGGGACTGCAATACTCCGGGAAAACGACCTTTGTCAACGTGATAGCG tctggACAGTTCAGTGAAGACATGATTCCTACAGTTGGCTTCAACATGAGGAAGATAACTAAAGGCAACGTCACCATCAAG CTGTGGGATATCGGCGGTCAGCCTCGCTTCAGGAGCATGTGGGAGCGCTACTGTCGAGGAGTCAGTGCTATAGT TTACATGGTGGACGCCGCAGACCCAGAAAAGATTGAAGCCTCCAAGAACGAGCTCCACAATCTGCTAGATAAACCGCAGCTGCAAGGAATTCCT GTTTTGGTTCTGGGCAATAAGCGGGACCTACCTGGAGCTCTGGATGAGAAGGAGCTCATAGAGAGGAT GAACCTGTCAGCAATTCAGGACAGAGAGATCTGCTGCTACTCCATCTCCTGCAAAGAGAAAGACAACATTG ACATCACTCTCCAGTGGTTGATCCAACACTCCAGGACTAAGAGGAGTTCCTGA
- the LOC114858347 gene encoding ADP-ribosylation factor-like protein 8A isoform X1, translated as MIALINKLLDWFKALFWKEEMELTLVGLQYSGKTTFVNVIASGQFSEDMIPTVGFNMRKITKGNVTIKLWDIGGQPRFRSMWERYCRGVSAIVYMVDAADPEKIEASKNELHNLLDKPQLQGIPVLVLGNKRDLPGALDEKELIERMNLSAIQDREICCYSISCKEKDNIGMTHLSERFYSTTKLFSYDLISKE; from the exons ATGATAGCGCTGATCAACAAACTGCTGGACTGGTTCAAGGCGCTCTTctggaaggaggagatggagctCACTCTGGTGGGACTGCAATACTCCGGGAAAACGACCTTTGTCAACGTGATAGCG tctggACAGTTCAGTGAAGACATGATTCCTACAGTTGGCTTCAACATGAGGAAGATAACTAAAGGCAACGTCACCATCAAG CTGTGGGATATCGGCGGTCAGCCTCGCTTCAGGAGCATGTGGGAGCGCTACTGTCGAGGAGTCAGTGCTATAGT TTACATGGTGGACGCCGCAGACCCAGAAAAGATTGAAGCCTCCAAGAACGAGCTCCACAATCTGCTAGATAAACCGCAGCTGCAAGGAATTCCT GTTTTGGTTCTGGGCAATAAGCGGGACCTACCTGGAGCTCTGGATGAGAAGGAGCTCATAGAGAGGAT GAACCTGTCAGCAATTCAGGACAGAGAGATCTGCTGCTACTCCATCTCCTGCAAAGAGAAAGACAACATTGGTATGACACACCTGAGTGAGAGGTTTTATTCAACAACAAAGTTATTCTCCTATGATCTGATCAGTAAAGAATGA